atgcgtatttatatttttgtaaccTCCTTACCGATGTTAAAGGCACAGTTCAAAATTATCACACTTTTGTCACAAATAAAAGAAACCCCTAAGAATGCCCCACCTCCGCAAGGACGTATCGACCTAGTGCCACTATACGGAAAGGCGGATAGATCAATATGCATATAGTATGCCAACGTGTAAGAAGTCCCGCTTTGTGACATATTTACTCAAACACAAGCAGCTATTCTTAAGTGTTACAAAAAGTGGGGGGTACGAGCATTTTGTAGTAGGAATGAATTACCACGCAGATCGCTGTTTTGTGTTAAACTCCTTACCTTTGGGTTTCTTCCTCCCGAGTGCTGCGCGTCGTATAAAAGCTGAAGCTAACTCTAAAGGGGGATTTAACTCTCTTGGCTTTCTTAGCCTTGGTGGTTTTCTTATTGTTGCCTAATTTTTGCTCTCCCCCAATTGTAGAGCTGTGCGCGCCTGCATTCATTTTGTAAGGAGCTCCTTAAAAGGCGCTTTAGCAGCTAAAACTAAGCGCGCCATAAAGAAGGTTAAAAGAGATTACCTTTTTCGCCTACCTCACtgcgaaatatttttaaagtaagaaaaaagaaaccctTTTTACGTTAAaaatttggcaaaaaaaaaaaaatatttaaagcaTGCTGAAACCCCCCCCACGAAGTAACATCTGCCACAACGCCTGCACTTGTTCTGCGTTATGCGCGCGCCGTTTGAACACGCAACAGCTTAAGCCAAAAGGTGAACCTTTCCCTGGAGATCGTTCCAAGTGAATCACTAAATTGACagttttttattccatttattcgcttttataataatttttttgctactgttttttaaaaaaaaaaaagaaaaaaaaaaaaaaaaactaatgtACGGTTCAACAATGATCTTTAAATGTTTAtaggcgttttttttaaatttatctttatataaatattgaataattaaaaaaaaagtagacatatggaaataattttaagaaattgCATGTATcgacatatacacacatgtgttcgttttattaataattttcttttacacGTTTTGAATGTATTCGTCCTCTATTGCTTCGTGTACTGAAACATAAATACActgatataaaaatatatacgcgtgtgtgtatatatgcatacgtacgcatatgtatatacaaacacatatatatatatatatacatatatacatatacatatatatacatacgtatgtgcgTGCATATGCATGCGCATCAGGAGTTAAAAATACAGTTAAATTCAAAATAGTTAAGGcgtgttttgttttaaaaaacagGTTCACTAGTTAGTTTCACAATTGTTAAAAAGTTGATATAATTGCAAGATGCATGGTCAAATATATATGCCATcttttttgaagattttttttttttttcttctttttttttttttgtttttttgtttaatgcGTAAATAGAGCAGTGTGTCCCGTTagtaatattcattttttataatgccATAAAACTTTTCATACGGGGGGTACTTAATAAAGGCGTGCGTATGTAGCTATATATGTGGACCCGTAACTACAATAAGCAGTGAGGGGTGGGGGATATATACCTTTGTATTTCCCATGATGTTTGAAAAACAATTGCTGCATTATGTCTATGCACCACTGGTGGTGTACTTTGTTACGGCTTTGGTTCCTTCAGAGACGGCGTGTTTTGACAATTCTCCAGGTAAAAGTAACCTAACGGCAGTTTGAATTTCACGTGATGACAAGgttctctttttattataacGAATTAGTCTAGTTGCTTCGGTAACTAATCTGTcaaatatatcattaatGAAAGAATTCATAATAttcatgcttttttttgtcacaccAGTTTCTGGATGCACTTGTTTTAaaactttaaaaatgtaaagtgAAAATGACtctgttc
This genomic stretch from Plasmodium cynomolgi strain B DNA, chromosome 14, whole genome shotgun sequence harbors:
- a CDS encoding histone H2B (putative); protein product: MSGKGPAQKSQAAKKTAGKTLGPRHKRKRRTESFSLYIFKVLKQVHPETGVTKKSMNIMNSFINDIFDRLVTEATRLIRYNKKRTLSSREIQTAVRLLLPGELSKHAVSEGTKAVTKYTTS